One region of Triticum aestivum cultivar Chinese Spring chromosome 6B, IWGSC CS RefSeq v2.1, whole genome shotgun sequence genomic DNA includes:
- the LOC123138173 gene encoding microtubule-associated protein 70-2 has protein sequence MADGGGEEGNASAHRGSSRRRGAAQVGLDADELLTLMHGSDPVKVELNRLENEVRDKDRELGEAQAEIKALRLSERAREKAVEELTEELEKLDEKLKLTESLLDSKNLELKKTNDEKKAAMAAQFAAEATLRRVHAAQKDDDMPPIEAILAPLEAELKLARQEIAKLQEDNRALDRLTKQKEAALLEAERTVQTALAKAAMVDDMQNKNQDLMKQIEICQEENKILDRLHRQKVAEVEKLSQTVRELEEAVLAGGAAANAVRDYQRKVQEMNEERKVLDRELARTKVTANRVAVVVANEWKDGNDKVMPVKQWLEERRFLQGEMQQLRDKLAIAERTARSEAQVKEKYQWRLKVLEDGLRGPPSGSSRPPTEGRNTSSGSSRRLSLGGADNLSKVSPVGALMRRSPSFNSRPSLSTGSSLVLKHAKGTSRSFDGGTRSLDRGKVLVNGPHLLNRSTDAVGDCETTDSWKASGEEKNTETTNNDSTDMVSGVLYDMLQKEVVSLRKACHEKDQSLKDKDDAIEMLAKKVDTLTKAMEVEAKKMRREVAAMEKEVSAMRLEKEQESKAKRLGSLRGPGTVSQALPGRSAPRGGLARNVQ, from the exons atggccgacggcggcggcgaggaggggaaTGCGTCGGCGCACAGGGGCTCCTCGCGCAGGCGCGGGGCGGCGCAGGTGGGCCTGGACGCCGACGAGCTCCTCACGCTGATGCACGGCTCGGATCCCGTCAAGGTCGAGCTCAACCGGCTCGAGAACGAAGTCAGGG ATAAGGATAGGGAGCTGGGCGAGGCACAGGCGGAGATTAAGGCGCTACGCCTGTCGGAGAGGGCGCGGGAGAAGGCCGTCGAAGAG CTCACTGAAGAATTGGAGAAGCTGGATGAGAAGCTCAAGTTGACAGAGTCTCTCCTTGATAGCAAA AATCTAGAACTGAAAAAAACAAATGATGAGAAAAAAGCAGCTATGGCAGCCCAGTTTGCAGCAGAAGCAACGCTGCGTAGAGTACATGCAGCCCAAAAGGATGATGACATGCCACCTATTGAAGCCATTCTTGCACCACTTGAAGCTGAGTTAAAGCTTGCTCGGCAAGAG ATTGCAAAGCTCCAAGAGGACAACAGAGCATTAGATCGTTTGACAAAGCAAAAGGAGGCAGCACTGCTAGAAGCAGAAAGGACTGTACAAACTGCATTAGCAAAAGCTGCTATGGTTGATGACATGCAAAACAAGAACCAAGATCTGATGAAGCAGATTGAGATCTGCCAG GAAGAGAATAAGATATTGGATAGGTTGCACCGCCAAAAAGTTGCGGAAGTCGAAAAGCTTAGTCAAACAGTCAGAGAGCTTGAAGAGGCTGTCCTTGCTGGTGGTGCAGCTGCTAATGCTGTTAGAGATTACCAGCGGAAAGTCCAGGAAATGAAT GAAGAAAGAAAAGTTCTTGACCGTGAACTTGCTCGAACAAAAGTTACAGCAAACAGGGTtgctgttgtagttgcaaatgagTGGAAAGATGGCAATGACAAAGTAATGCCTGTTAAACAGTGGCTTGAAGAGCGCAGATTTCTGCAG GGTGAGATGCAGCAACTTCGTGACAAACTTGCTATTGCAGAGCGAACTGCTCGATCGGAAGCTCAAGTAAAG GAAAAGTATCAGTGGCGCCTAAAAGTTCTAGAAGATGGATTGAGGGGGCCGCCAAGTGGTTCTAGCCGTCCTCCTACAGAAGGAAGGAATACAAGTAGTGGATCTTCCCGTCGTCTATCGCTAGGTGGAGCTGATAATCTGTCCAAAGTCTCCCCGGTTGGTGCATTAATGAGGAGATCTCCATCTTTCAATTCGAGGCCCTCTCTTTCTACTGGCAGCAGCTTGGTCCTCAAGCACGCAAAAGGAACTTCAAGGTCTTTCGATGGTGGTACGAGGTCTTTAGACCGGGGAAAGGTCCTTGTGAATGGACCTCATTTACTCAATAGATCTACAGATGCTGTTGGGGACTGCGAGACTACTGATAGCTGGAAGGCTAGTGGAGAAGAGAAAAATACTGAAACCACAAATAATGATTCAACTGATATGGTCTCTGGTGTACTCTATGACATGCTGCAGAAGGAGGTGGTTTCATTGAGAAAGGCATGCCATGAGAAAGACCAAAGTCTAAAGGACAAGGATGATGCAATCGAG ATGTTAGCAAAGAAAGTAGACACCTTAACCAAAGCCATGGAGGTGGAGGCTAAAAAGATGAGGAGAGAGGTAGCTGCTATGGAGAAAGAAGTTTCTGCTATGCGCCTTGAGAAGGAACAAGAGAGCAAGGCCAAGCGTCTTGGTAGTTTGAGAGGACCTGGCACAGTTTCTCAGGCACTTCCCGGAAG AAGTGCACCACGTGGCGGGTTGGCGCGCAACGTCCAATAA